In Lathyrus oleraceus cultivar Zhongwan6 chromosome 2, CAAS_Psat_ZW6_1.0, whole genome shotgun sequence, the DNA window AAGAAGCGCGGCGAAGGACGTCTTCGTTTGGATCAGCAACTGCAAGGGTGCAAGTGCCGCCTCGAGCTTTGGCCAGAAAGTAGGCAGTTGAGACACCGTACTCGAAAAGGTAGAGACTATCGCCGGAGAGGAAACAATCCAAACAGGAAGAGATGACACCGTCGGTCTTGTTTTGGTCACCACATTTTGGGCATGGAGTGTCGGTATCATTGGAGGGGGATGAACTGCAAAGGAAACGGTCCAACACGGTTCCTGTTCCAATTTCTTGCCCTCCTCCCCTCGTAAAGTGGTTCACCATTCCATCCCCGACATATATTCCTGCGATTTTGCATAAAAGTAGTTGGCAAAAACAATATGACAAATTCGACATAATCACACATTATAAAATCAAAAACCATAGATGCTCAAGTCCATTTTAAGTTGAAGTTTCCAAAATGTGACGGTTGAAAACGACTCCAATGCATGCAACAAGATAAAGGGTTTTCGAGTATCCAAATTTCAAGTATAGAAAAGGACCAAAGGACTATGTGCATCTGTGTGTGTTTGACAGATTATAAAGAACTCATAACTTAAATATCTTAATGTACGAATCACAGTTAGATCATAAGTATGAAATTCATGAGTCTAAGATTTCCTGCAGATCCTTAGACTTATATTTCTTAGGAAAGAAAGCAAGAAAGGCAAGGGGAGGGCAGGATGGTCCTCCACCTTGCATCAGGATGGTCCTACACTCCAAGAACTCCCCTCCCTCCAAGAACTCCGGTTTGGCAGATAAGAACTCATATCTCATTCCCTTTCCCGTCAAATCCCTCCCGTCGCCCTCTCAACTCTCGAATAAAGCTTGAGTATAATTAGATTAATAGTTTAGGATGGAATGAAGTTGAATGGAATAGAGTGGTCttagattttaaaaaatggaTAGTATCACATAATCATTCCATTGCTCTTAAAAATTAAGACCGGCAACAGTTTATTTCATAGGGTTAAACTTTCAAGACCTTGAGAAATAACCAGAATAAAAGAGTTGATGGGTTTATGCATTAGCTTCTATGATTAAAACAGAAATTTTCCTCCAGATTCATTGGTGCTCTAGTCACTAGTACAATCTATGACTTGTAATTTCCAATACCAAGTCAAACAAATTTACAATACAAAATATATCGAAGAAATATCAAGTGACTCAGGAATTTCTTAAAGAATAACTTGACATTTGAATTTCAATCTGGTAGGACTTGGTTCACAGGCTACCAAAGCCTACTCGATAAAAAAGATCGTTAACTGTCAGAAATATGGGCAGTCGGCTAGTAAATATCAACACCACGAGATTTAAGGTGTTGATAAAAGATAGCAGCCAAGATCTATGTAGCACGACATTTCAGATCGAAGGTGTTTCAAGTGTATGGGCGAGGTGTTTCAAATGTTGTGAGTTTATACATGGGGGTAGGGAGGTGTTCATCTTACAAATCAGTTTTGTAAAGATTAAATTAGGCCAAACCCAAATTCTTATATAGGATGAGAGTCTACTCAAACTTTGTTCGGCATACCATGTCACCACTCGAGTCATTATTGTCACGTTCCAGATGTCTAGTCTTAGAAGTAAGGGAGGTCTCTCAAGAGTCTCACACAATGTAGTCAAGCACCAGATCTTAAGTAGGATCGGTCGGCTTGTGAAAGATCGTAAAACTAGGATTGTTAGCACGGCACGTAAAATCCTACCGAAGGGAAAAATGGTAATTTCATACATATATATGTATATACTCACATACACAAACACATGAAAATTATAATACGGGCCCAAAAACAACTCCAACACGTTTTTTTTACAATCTTGCTTCAAAAAGTTGTACCTTGACCACGCCAGCGACGAAAACATATTCCGCTTATCGTAGCACTGTCAGGCATCCATGGCACGTAAGATCTTACAATCCAGCACATCTTGACTACACTAGTCTCACATTGATGGAATAAGGTTAAACATAAGTTTATAAATGACCTAAGATTCCGGTTTTGCAGTGGTTGAGTTAGACCAATCCAAATCACTTTCATTTAGATTTCAATTATCATATGTGCCTATGTTTCATATGTGTTAGTGTCCCTCTCAATACTTTACACGGCCAAAGTTATAACACAGCACAACGAGATGACCCAAATAACCAATGTAATCAACCACAAGATCTTAAGCAAGATCGGTCGGCTTGTGAAAGATCGTAAAACTCTGATGGTTAACAGAATACGTAAGATCCTACTGAACAGAAAAATGATAATTTCATACATATACACACAAAAACATGAAAATTATAATACAGGCACACAAAAAAAACCTCAACACCTTTTTTTTAAGATCTTGCTTCAAAAAGCTTGATCTTGACCACGCCAGCGACGGAAACGATCTTTCTTTGACCGTAGCACATAAGATTGATCTTACAATCCAGCACTCGATCTTAACTACAGTGTTAATAACCACACGTGAAAGCAAGACCATGATTCCCTCTAAAATTTGGGGAGATCCAAAGGTTCCAAGTTCCAACAATAAGCATTATTATTATCGCTACATTTGTCTCTTAAAGTTAAATCTATGGCCAGTTTTGCTTAATTTTACCGCAACTATATTGCCTCAGCATACTGAATTTCAAGTTGGCTACAAACTATTGCTGTTAAACTACACTTCAAACCCAACACATCCATAAGTAATTTTCCAACACATCAACAAATTGACGGAATTACATGACCCCAACGTTAGCagaaacaaaattaaaaaaaaaaaaaaaacatacCCAGAATCTATTTAGTGAAATTAAAGcaaaaacaaaagcaaacaaCAAATACCCATGaagaaaaacataaaaaaaattcaaacttTGAGAAGAAATTAATAAGATACCGTGATGAGCGTAAATGTATGCTTGTCTCCATGAGTAAATGTGATCACCAGGATTGAGTTGTTCTCGATCGATCTTGTTGGAAAACACTCCCATTTCACTGTTTCAGTTTACCTCTTTCGATCTCACTCTTCTATGGAAGTGGATTCCTTAGAGTAGAAGGAAGAGGGAAATGGAAGAAGGAGAATCTGAGATGGTACGGTACCGAATCTTCTGATTATATTCGTCGTGTTTGATTTTTGGGAAAGCCAAGTCACTCTTAAGTTTTCATTTTTTATTAATTGATAGTAATAACTTGACTtataaaatatctaaaaaaaACAATTTATAGATATAGGTTATGACATATTACGACAAAATAAAAATAACGCAGAATCTATTGGTTTGGATTTTTCTGTTATTTTTAGTTTGATTAGTGTAGAAAAATTCTAATCacttaaattttaatttttgtaaaatcaattttttttaatttaactatgtgattttttgaatcatttttaatttagtttttaatttcttttttaataGTTTAAATTTGATTACGTGTCATGGTTTATTAAAATGTTCTGGTGCGGTGGAGCAAGCTCCTGGCGCAGTGGTGAGGGGATTGTCATATAAAGTTAATATATTAACATTCAAATCAGTTAATGAGTGAAAAGTTGTTTGTGTGTGTGTAAATTATGATTAGAGCATATTTTAGGTCTTGTGTGGGAATCTCTTAGATATATGACAGGCACTTAAAGATCCATTTGCTTTTCTGAGTGGTATGAGGGGAATCGTTGGATGATATCCAACGACAAATGATTGTTTGTGGTGTGGATCAAATATGGATCATGAGGTCGCATATGTATTGTGTCCCGAAAACCTACTGTATATGATAGGCACTTCGATCATGGTTGTATTTAGGAAACATGTCTAGACATGCTGCGTCACGCGATAAATGCCCATAAAGGCATGTCTTGGATAACTCGTCATTGGGGCGACCTATAGGATGCATATGCTTGCTGAGCGACTGAACATGTTTCAAGCCTAGAGTCGACCTATTATCCTTGCCCCTGACCGCCAACTTCCAGGAAGTACACAGTTCCTCAGGCATAAAGCCTGAAGGGGCGATGTGCTTAAGGATAAAGCTCTCTCAACGACGAAGAAGGAGCTTAACAACTCTCTCAACGACAAATTTAATGTTATACAAGTTGGTTTCCATAATACATAATGTTAAGAGGAGTTTTTTTGTCTTGGAATAAAGATTCCTAGGGGAAATTTTGGTTTGGACAAGGAGGTCGTTGAGGGGAGATTATTTGGTGATGAGGAATGAGCCTTGTTGTTTTGATTTATCAATAGTTGTAATTTTCAATCGACTTTAGCGATTGTAACAATTTTTCTTAGACACCTTACTTTATTTTTTGTATATTTTATTTCATTAGATGGCTTTGATGCACTTCCTTCCTCATTTTTGTTTATATTTGTTCATTGTATGACTTTGCATGACTTTATTTCTCCGCATAGTCCTTTATGGTTTCACGCAACTATCGATGATTTTATTTCATCGTATAGTCTTTTATAATTTTATGTCATCATACAGTCTTTCATAATTTTATTTCATCCTAAAGTcttttatgattttattttatcatatAGTCCTTCATGATTTTATTTCATCGTATCGATGGTGTGGACGAGTTGGACGTCATTTTTGCTTTGAGGTCTCTGGGGACCGTCCCCGGCTAAAGGTTGGTTTTCGTTCCCTGCCACTTGGTGAGAATCCGGTTCAAGGATGATGTATCTGTTAGGTGAGAATATGGACACAAAAAGGTCTAGAAAGGGGGGTTGAATATACCATTTCCCCTTAAGACAATTTCAAAAACACTTTAGGTTCCATAAACGAAATCAGAGATTTTAAGAAGCACGCAAGCAAAACACAAAAACAAGAGAGGTTGGAAGCATCTCAATGAATTGTACCAAATGAAATAATATAAGATGTTACTAATTTCTTGATTTCTTCTAATGCAAGTCAATCACAAGACAATCAAAGTcattttaaacaaagtgatttAAAAACTCTTCACATAGATATTCTATCAAGCCATAATTGGATTCATGATAATTCTATAAGATTGATACACCACATATGTAAGCTTATACATTAATTCTCTATAAGCATAGTCTAACTTATGTGGCATACAATTAATGCAATTATGAAATAATGCAATAGCAGTATTGATGGATGCTAGTAAAATAAAGGAGATAAGGGAAGAAGAAAAGATACACAGAGATATATAGTGGTTTGGCATTCGTCCTCACTTTGCCTACTCCACTCTTCAATGGTGTTAATTAACTACTAGAAAATAATGAGGATTGTTGTACCCCtaaattttccctcccctttcTCCCATATGTATCCAATCACTGGATCAGGAGATGACTTTCATACattcatccacatgcatcatCCATCATGGATTCAGAAGAAACTTGGGCTCATAAAGTTAGGGTTTACACAGATATCAAAGTCCAAAGGCATGGTTTGATCACATCATCAGCAtaggggatgtgaaaccctaagGAGGATGGTGAAGGTCTGATTTCAACAAAGGTGAGACCATACAATTTAGGgccttcaaaaccctaattcctcaAGGCATGACTTTATGGAGCTTCCCCAGGCCTTATCTTGGTCTCCTAAACCCTAATCAAGGAGATGATGAATATGATGGACTTGGTGGCTTGACTTTTCATCTAGTGACATCCACAACCCTAAATGTCACTCACTTTTCATCTATTGTCAATGCACTTGGTCTTGGATACATCTTGGTCTCAATGTCCCATTGTTTCTTTGGCcttggtcatccaaacaaccaaaCCTATTGTGTTACAATCAAGGTGTAGGTCATGCCTAGTGACTCATGATGGTTATTTCATCCAAACCTTAATCTTATTCCATCAATTCTTAGCCTTGTTCATGAACCATGTTAA includes these proteins:
- the LOC127118405 gene encoding protein LEAD-SENSITIVE 1 isoform X1 → MGVFSNKIDREQLNPGDHIYSWRQAYIYAHHVKMCWIVRSYVPWMPDSATISGICFRRWRGQGIYVGDGMVNHFTRGGGQEIGTGTVLDRFLCSSSPSNDTDTPCPKCGDQNKTDGVISSCLDCFLSGDSLYLFEYGVSTAYFLAKARGGTCTLAVADPNEDVLRRASFLLENGFGGYNVFNNNCEDFAVYCKTGLLISTSISVGRSGQAASCLAAASTVISTPLRFMTTSFSGLAAVGYGMYCVSRLVSDIGVRRDVSKVPVERLVASPDLDEPEKMEMLIASPEVDAPEKAEEVTKED
- the LOC127118405 gene encoding protein LEAD-SENSITIVE 1 isoform X2, which produces MGVFSNKIDREQLNPGDHIYSWRQAYIYAHHGIYVGDGMVNHFTRGGGQEIGTGTVLDRFLCSSSPSNDTDTPCPKCGDQNKTDGVISSCLDCFLSGDSLYLFEYGVSTAYFLAKARGGTCTLAVADPNEDVLRRASFLLENGFGGYNVFNNNCEDFAVYCKTGLLISTSISVGRSGQAASCLAAASTVISTPLRFMTTSFSGLAAVGYGMYCVSRLVSDIGVRRDVSKVPVERLVASPDLDEPEKMEMLIASPEVDAPEKAEEVTKED